A stretch of the Microcella sp. genome encodes the following:
- the dnaG gene encoding DNA primase produces the protein MAGLIRRSDIDEVRSRTNLADVVGDYVTLKSAGVGSMKGLCPFHDERSPSFHVRPQVGFYHCFGCGEGGDVFTFLQKMDHVTFSEAVERLAGRLGYELHYEDGAKAADQGNRSRLLAANAAAEQFFREQLGTAAAEPARQFLGERGFDSHAAERFSVGFAPNSYDAMGEHLRGLGFTPEELLASGLQGQGDRKPYDRFRGRLVWPIKDVTGQTLGFGARKLLESDNGPKYLNTPETPVYSKSKVLYGLDLAKRDIARGKQVVVVEGYTDVMACHLAGVTTAVATCGTAFGADHITIIRRVMGDVDNRDSHGLGEVVFTFDPDEAGQKAASRAFADEQRFAAQTYVAVAPDGLDPCDLRLKRGDDAVRMLIQSRKPMYEFMVRRQLDALDLETVEGRVAALRATAPIVAGIRDESLSIGYTRTLAGWIGMEPTEVAQAVRAARRAPARGSSAASAGRGPQGGAETAPGGAPIAAGDAAAAMAAESVPTIGIAQLPTDPVTRLERELLMALLQHPGEIPIETAKRALHTTFTQPALATVRDAVLAALEAYATPEWARSVAEEAPPAFRPLVTQLAIAPLPVRDGRTAEYCAGVTTSLIDRDLLRRKTELLGALQRTDAADDPERHRALQQQLVEVEAERRKVRGD, from the coding sequence GTGGCAGGCCTGATCCGACGCAGCGACATCGACGAAGTCAGGTCGCGCACGAATCTCGCCGATGTCGTCGGCGACTACGTGACGCTCAAGAGTGCTGGCGTCGGGTCGATGAAGGGCCTCTGCCCGTTCCACGACGAGCGCAGCCCGAGTTTTCACGTGCGGCCGCAGGTGGGTTTCTACCACTGCTTCGGCTGCGGGGAGGGCGGCGACGTCTTCACCTTCCTGCAGAAGATGGATCACGTCACCTTCTCTGAGGCGGTCGAGCGCCTCGCGGGTCGGCTGGGCTACGAGCTGCACTACGAAGACGGCGCGAAGGCCGCCGACCAGGGCAACCGCAGCCGCCTGCTCGCCGCCAACGCGGCCGCCGAGCAGTTCTTCCGCGAGCAACTCGGCACAGCGGCCGCGGAACCTGCCCGGCAGTTCTTGGGCGAGCGCGGCTTCGACTCGCACGCCGCTGAGCGGTTCTCGGTCGGCTTCGCCCCGAACTCGTACGACGCGATGGGCGAGCACCTGCGCGGGCTCGGGTTCACGCCTGAAGAGCTGCTCGCCTCGGGGCTGCAGGGTCAGGGCGACCGCAAGCCGTACGACCGCTTCCGTGGCCGCCTGGTCTGGCCGATCAAAGACGTCACCGGGCAGACGCTCGGCTTCGGCGCGCGCAAGCTGCTCGAGAGCGACAACGGCCCCAAGTACCTCAACACCCCCGAGACGCCGGTCTACAGCAAGTCGAAGGTGCTCTACGGACTCGACCTTGCCAAGCGCGACATTGCCCGAGGCAAGCAGGTCGTCGTCGTCGAGGGCTACACCGATGTCATGGCCTGCCATCTCGCCGGGGTGACGACCGCAGTCGCGACCTGCGGCACGGCTTTCGGCGCCGATCACATCACGATCATCCGCCGGGTGATGGGCGACGTCGACAATCGCGACTCGCACGGCCTCGGCGAGGTGGTCTTCACCTTCGACCCCGATGAGGCAGGCCAGAAGGCGGCCAGCCGCGCCTTCGCCGACGAGCAGCGCTTCGCCGCGCAGACCTACGTCGCCGTCGCACCCGACGGGCTCGACCCGTGCGACCTGCGTCTGAAGCGCGGTGACGATGCGGTGCGCATGCTCATCCAGAGCCGCAAGCCCATGTACGAGTTCATGGTGCGCCGGCAGCTTGACGCGCTCGACCTCGAGACCGTCGAAGGGCGGGTTGCGGCTCTGCGGGCCACGGCGCCCATCGTCGCGGGCATTCGCGACGAGTCGCTGTCGATCGGCTACACCCGCACGCTCGCGGGGTGGATCGGCATGGAACCTACGGAGGTCGCCCAGGCCGTGCGGGCCGCGCGACGCGCACCCGCGCGCGGCTCGAGCGCAGCATCCGCGGGTCGCGGCCCGCAGGGCGGGGCAGAGACCGCACCCGGCGGCGCCCCGATCGCCGCAGGAGACGCTGCCGCGGCCATGGCGGCCGAGTCGGTGCCGACCATCGGCATCGCGCAGCTGCCGACCGACCCGGTGACGCGGCTCGAGCGCGAACTGCTCATGGCACTGCTGCAGCACCCGGGCGAGATTCCGATCGAGACGGCGAAGCGCGCTCTGCACACGACCTTCACTCAGCCCGCGCTCGCGACCGTGCGTGACGCCGTGCTCGCGGCTCTAGAGGCTTACGCCACGCCGGAGTGGGCGAGAAGCGTCGCCGAAGAGGCGCCGCCGGCGTTCCGCCCGCTCGTGACGCAGTTGGCGATCGCTCCGCTGCCCGTGCGTGACGGCCGCACCGCCGAATACTGCGCGGGCGTGACGACCTCGCTCATCGACCGCGACCTGCTGCGGCGCAAGACTGAGCTGCTCGGCGCGCTGCAGCGCACCGACGCCGCCGACGACCCCGAGCGGCATCGCGCCCTGCAGCAGCAGCTCGTCGAGGTCGAGGCTGAAAGACGAAAGGTCAGAGGCGATTGA
- a CDS encoding ATP-binding cassette domain-containing protein yields the protein MTDSAVRARDLTLRYRGGLGRRSVPAITGVSLDIAPGETLAVVGDSGSGKSTLAQAIAGFTSRSVDRGVEIAGGALEVLGIDVRHLRTHHDDELALRVGYVPQDAGAVLDPHLTVGENVAVPLFQRDPKLSKKLAGGIVAEAIDAMHLTLATIPKYPYELSRGQRQRVAIARALVLDPELLVADEATAGIDATVRGTILGHLAEVQRRRGFAAFVVSSEIGEVRRLSHRLAVLHRGTIVGMGAIDDVLGDPAHPYVHRLAELART from the coding sequence ATGACTGACTCGGCTGTGCGCGCTCGCGACCTGACGCTGCGCTATCGCGGAGGCCTCGGGCGCCGTTCTGTGCCGGCGATCACCGGTGTGAGCCTCGACATCGCTCCCGGCGAGACCCTCGCGGTGGTGGGCGACTCGGGCAGCGGCAAGAGCACTCTCGCCCAGGCCATCGCGGGCTTCACCTCGCGCAGCGTCGATCGCGGCGTCGAGATCGCCGGTGGGGCCCTTGAGGTGCTCGGCATCGACGTGCGGCACCTGCGCACTCACCACGATGACGAGCTCGCTCTGCGCGTCGGCTACGTGCCGCAAGACGCCGGTGCCGTGCTCGATCCTCACCTGACGGTCGGTGAGAACGTGGCTGTGCCGCTCTTCCAGCGTGACCCCAAGCTGTCGAAGAAGCTCGCGGGCGGCATCGTCGCCGAGGCGATCGACGCGATGCACCTCACCTTGGCGACGATTCCGAAGTACCCCTACGAACTCAGCCGCGGTCAGCGGCAGCGGGTCGCCATCGCGCGCGCTCTCGTACTCGACCCTGAGTTGCTCGTGGCCGACGAGGCCACGGCAGGCATCGACGCGACCGTGCGAGGCACCATTCTCGGCCACTTGGCCGAAGTGCAGCGCCGCCGCGGTTTCGCCGCCTTCGTCGTCAGCAGCGAGATCGGCGAAGTGCGGCGGCTGTCGCATCGCCTCGCGGTGCTGCACCGAGGCACGATCGTCGGCATGGGCGCGATCGACGACGTGCTGGGCGACCCCGCTCACCCCTACGTGCACCGCCTCGCCGAGCTGGCCCGAACCTGA
- the dusB gene encoding tRNA dihydrouridine synthase DusB, which translates to MSTATLPAAPATAPLSIGPIPLSVPVVLAPMAGITNTAFRRLCREYGAGLYVSEMITSRALVERTPESLRLITHHESETVRSIQLYSVDPTTAGEAAAFLAGEGLADHIDMNFGCPVPKVTRKGGGAALPWKLNHFRSIVEATVKAAGDIPVTVKMRKGIDADHLTYLEAAKAAEGAGVAAVALHARTAADFYSGNADWDAIGKLKESITSIPVLGNGDIWSAEDALRMVEQSGCDGIVVGRGCLGRPWLFGDLSAAFTDRHVRIQPGLGEVADAFRRHAELLVEFFDDEAKACRDIRKHVAWYFKGYAVGGELRARLAAVESLQHMDDLLGELDRNAPYPGEAAEGQRGRAGTPKKPSLPDRWLESRDLTGASRAEVTAAELHHSGG; encoded by the coding sequence ATGTCTACCGCCACCCTGCCCGCCGCACCCGCGACAGCACCGCTCAGCATCGGCCCGATCCCGCTGAGCGTTCCCGTCGTGCTCGCGCCGATGGCGGGCATCACGAACACGGCGTTCCGACGGCTGTGCCGCGAGTACGGTGCGGGTCTGTACGTCAGCGAGATGATCACGAGTCGCGCGCTGGTCGAGCGCACTCCCGAGAGCCTGCGCCTCATCACGCACCACGAGAGCGAGACGGTGCGCAGCATCCAGCTCTACAGCGTCGACCCGACGACGGCAGGCGAGGCAGCGGCGTTCCTTGCGGGTGAGGGTCTTGCCGATCACATCGACATGAATTTCGGATGCCCCGTGCCCAAGGTCACCCGCAAAGGCGGGGGAGCCGCCCTGCCCTGGAAGCTCAACCATTTCAGGAGCATCGTCGAGGCGACCGTGAAGGCTGCGGGCGACATTCCCGTGACGGTCAAGATGCGCAAGGGCATCGACGCCGATCACTTGACCTATCTCGAGGCCGCAAAGGCCGCCGAGGGCGCGGGGGTCGCCGCCGTGGCCCTGCACGCGCGCACGGCGGCCGATTTTTACTCGGGCAACGCCGACTGGGATGCGATCGGAAAGCTCAAGGAATCGATCACGAGCATCCCCGTGCTCGGCAACGGTGACATCTGGTCGGCCGAAGACGCCCTGCGCATGGTCGAGCAATCGGGCTGCGACGGCATCGTCGTCGGGCGGGGCTGCCTGGGTCGCCCGTGGCTGTTCGGCGATCTCTCGGCCGCGTTCACTGACCGGCATGTGCGCATCCAGCCCGGCCTCGGCGAGGTCGCCGACGCGTTCCGCCGCCACGCCGAGCTGCTCGTCGAGTTCTTCGACGACGAGGCGAAGGCCTGCCGCGATATTCGCAAGCACGTCGCCTGGTACTTCAAGGGCTACGCCGTCGGCGGCGAGCTGCGCGCCCGCCTCGCCGCTGTCGAGAGCTTGCAGCACATGGACGACCTGCTGGGTGAGCTTGACCGCAACGCACCGTACCCGGGCGAGGCAGCAGAGGGTCAGCGTGGTCGTGCCGGCACCCCGAAGAAGCCGTCGCTGCCCGACCGCTGGCTCGAGAGCCGCGATCTCACGGGCGCGAGCCGCGCCGAAGTGACGGCTGCCGAACTTCATCACAGCGGAGGCTGA
- a CDS encoding deoxyguanosinetriphosphate triphosphohydrolase, whose translation MTAEADLYTERDAERRLPEVHSTNRGHFARDRARLLHSSALRRLAAKTQVLSPTTGVDFARNRLTHSLEVAQVGRELATALGLDPDVVDTACLAHDLGHPPFGHNGEGALAEWASDIGGFEGNAQTLRLLTRIEPKVMGPDGATYGLNLTRASLDASCKYPWPREDGVDDPSGRSKFGVYDDDRGAFEWMREGAPVGVPSIEAQVMDLSDDIAYSVHDFEDAIVGGLMDAALIASRGEHDALLAGVQHWSGDAVTLDELEEAFERLAAIDTWVSNWSGSRRDLAGLKNLTSRLIGRFAHEAVHATRAAHPSVSLARFGGTVIVPRETRAEIAVLKGIVGTLVMSTNARQPLYARQRKLLVELADALWQAGPGTLDRPFADDFAAAPDDAARRRVIVDQVASLTDQGAMIWHERFIG comes from the coding sequence ATCACAGCGGAGGCTGACCTGTACACCGAGCGCGACGCCGAGCGGCGACTGCCCGAGGTTCACTCGACCAATCGCGGGCACTTCGCCCGTGATCGTGCGCGCCTGCTGCACTCGAGCGCTCTGCGCCGGCTCGCCGCCAAGACTCAGGTGCTGAGCCCGACGACAGGTGTCGACTTCGCGCGCAACCGCCTCACGCACTCGCTCGAGGTCGCCCAGGTGGGGCGCGAGCTCGCGACGGCGCTCGGTCTCGACCCCGACGTCGTCGACACGGCCTGCCTCGCGCACGACCTCGGCCACCCCCCGTTCGGACACAACGGCGAGGGCGCTCTCGCCGAGTGGGCGAGCGACATCGGCGGCTTCGAAGGCAACGCGCAGACGCTGCGCTTGCTCACGCGCATCGAGCCCAAGGTCATGGGCCCCGACGGCGCCACCTATGGCCTCAATCTGACGCGGGCGAGCCTCGACGCGAGCTGCAAGTACCCGTGGCCGCGCGAAGACGGTGTCGACGACCCGAGCGGCCGCAGCAAGTTCGGCGTCTACGACGACGACCGTGGGGCCTTCGAGTGGATGCGCGAGGGGGCGCCCGTCGGTGTGCCGAGCATCGAGGCGCAGGTCATGGATCTGAGCGACGACATCGCCTACAGCGTGCACGACTTCGAAGACGCGATCGTCGGCGGACTCATGGATGCTGCGCTCATCGCTTCGCGCGGCGAGCACGACGCGCTGCTCGCCGGCGTGCAGCACTGGAGCGGCGACGCCGTCACCCTCGACGAGCTCGAGGAGGCGTTCGAACGGCTGGCGGCCATCGACACCTGGGTGAGCAACTGGAGCGGCTCGCGCCGAGACCTCGCGGGCCTGAAGAACCTCACGAGCCGCCTGATCGGGCGATTCGCGCACGAGGCGGTGCACGCGACGCGCGCGGCGCATCCCTCAGTTTCGCTCGCTCGTTTCGGCGGCACCGTGATCGTTCCTCGAGAGACGCGGGCAGAGATCGCCGTGCTCAAGGGCATCGTCGGCACGCTCGTGATGTCGACGAACGCACGCCAGCCGCTCTACGCCCGCCAGCGCAAGCTGCTCGTCGAGCTCGCCGACGCACTCTGGCAGGCAGGCCCCGGCACCCTTGATCGCCCGTTCGCCGACGATTTTGCGGCCGCACCCGACGACGCCGCACGACGCCGAGTGATCGTCGACCAGGTCGCCTCCCTCACCGACCAGGGCGCGATGATCTGGCACGAGCGATTCATCGGCTGA